In Brachyhypopomus gauderio isolate BG-103 chromosome 2, BGAUD_0.2, whole genome shotgun sequence, the DNA window ATTAAAATTAGTTTATTTTAATGCCGCCACTAATCTCGGTAGCCAACGTTATCAAAAATTCTTCCCATGACGAGTGGAGAAGCACAACATAATTAGCTATTCTTTCTGTCGAAATCTCGTAAATGCGTAACATTTGAGAAATGTTTGCATGGAAACCTGATTCTTTATAAAAATAATTGCATGCTGTATTTTGTTTTAGACCGTTGCTAGCTATACTTAGCATcgttttattttgaaacaaaTGCTGGCGTCCAATAGCAAACTAGCAACAGAAAGTTAAGACAGCAAGGTACCGCTTGCCAGTGGAGACCATCCAATCTGCACGAGCCTGTGTAAGTTATAATGTCCTCTCTTTGTAATCACAGTCAAAAATAATGCGCACCAGTTTGAACGTACTGAAAACATTGTGGTTCTGCCGGAAAACCAACCCTCTCCCCTGCAATTCAACGCTATTTAAAGAGGAGCTGTTTGGCTGGCTAGCAAACTACCCAGATAGAACTGATGTAGGCTTCTATCCAGCAAGGTCACTTAAGCGAATTACTTAATTTAGGGTTTAGATGCTATAGTAGTCCTTGGCAGCACGGCTGgaaatgagaaacgtttgccttgtCTTAGATATGCTGTCTAACCCTGCAACCAGtgcaactcctcagtaaggataGTCGCTATTGGCTGTCCCAAGAGTCACAAGAAATCGCTGAATTACGTCATAGCCTAATTTGCATACTTCTTGAAGGTATAAGGAATAACGTtttgggagagaaaaaaacaccATAAATATGCTACAAATTATCTCTGAACAAATCAACAACgtctgttgcctttgaaataggcagtcacttaaAAAATAACTTACTGACTTTAATGCATtgtataaatttttttttttacataaattacATAAATCAGGAACTGCTATTCTACATTCAATCCTCCTTCTTTATCCGGGCTTGATGTCTAGCTTTTCACAAAGAGCTGTGGATTGTGGACGAGGTGAGTGACTGAGACtgagttaaatgcagtgatttcttttcgtgtcaTACTGAAGACGCATTTATATCCCGCTCTGTAAACACGGGACGGAGTCAGTCAGCGgcggctttgggcatgcgcagttcatttgcagcgaGACCTTGGAGCGCTGTGGGTCTGCTGACTGGGACTGCATTTTGAGTGAGTGTTGTGGGACGGGGCTCACGCTGCTCGCTGAGGACAGTATCTGAAGAGCATGTGTGTTCATTTCAGAGTCTCCAACTGTCTCcagtaacaccacaaaaagtcgctagtcACTTTAAAAAGTCACTAGAGAGTCTaaaaagtcgctaagttggcaacactgttcgTGACGCTTGGTCAGGTGATCGGTTTTCCCTACCACTGCACATGCGCAAAATTGTAGCGTCAGTCGACGTCGTCTGCGCGTGTGCAGCGTCACGTCCGATACTGATCCAGTGAATGGCTAAAGTGGGATTTGCAGAGTGAAATAGTCATGCAGAGGTAAATGAGGAGATTTACACGATAACACTGCCAAAGTAATAAAACGACTGGTTGAACTATATACCAGGTTATTTGATTTTAACAAAATGTCTTATCTAGTGCAAATCAGTCATACATTTAACAGAAACAGGCATCCTGTAGTAAAATGACATTATAAAACAAATCCTACCCAAATAGGACTATAGAGTCTGTgatcacctcctccatcacaaTGTGGTGCAGCAATGCCACCAATCATGAAAATAAAAAAGATAGCACAGCATCAGGTCTGCAGAAAAGACCACTGTTCGTACACATTCAGATTGAGTCTTGTCCTTGTTCCTTGCCAGTTGTTAAGACTTGTCATgctgtgtaaatgtaaatttgaaAGCTGTCATTTACAGTGTACTGTCTGTTTTGTAGTTGAAGTTACTGTGACCAAAGACAAATTCCTTATGTAAAAGCAATACAATAAAACATTGAACAATAAAGCATTTTTCTGATTTTCTCATGCATAGAATTCAAACTTGTTATTGATACTGTAAGTGGTTTTACCTCACTACACAGAAACAAGTAACTTAGAGATCAGTGATTTTATATCAAAGCTCACGGATACAAATGACTTCAAACAGTGAAAAAAAATGCAACAAACCACCCCAAATTAAACTTCATTGTTATTTTCACAAAATGTTTAATATGTGGATGTTAATTGAAGCCAAGGAAAACTTGCATGCACAACATGGTGTGATGAGATTATAAAGCAGtgcaatacacacaatacacacgccTGACTACTTAAAATGAAATGGTCCATTTTCCATAATCATTTGGTCTAAGTACGTATATAtaaaacattcaaaataacAACATTCAAATAAAGAGGGAGATAAAAGGTGTTCtggtttattattaatatgCCACATATTACCTACTGTGTAATGTTGTTTGCCCCTGCAGATCAATTTAACTGAATTGAATTTGGCTGGGTGCACTTAAGATTGCATGCTTTGGTGTGAGTATCAACATAGGCATGTATGAGGTCAGTTTGTTCTTGTGAACCACAGGTGTTCAAATGCAGAGTTGACACTAAACATAGTTGTGAGGTCAATTAATCATGGCAGACCTGAATGGGGATGTTCCCAATGATGCCCATCTCATAGAGGATGGATAATGAAGCAAAGATGGTATAGCACAGGAGGCATGTAACTCCCAGCTTCCAGTCCAACTTCCAGGCATTTATGTGCACAGCCACAAAGAGAAAGATTATGGAGAGCAGGAGGGTAGAGGTGACAAAAACCAACCCAGTGCTATTCACCACCACTGGGACTGTTGGGTCCACGAAGGCTGTCTTTATGAACCAGGGCAGGCCCAAGCAGAGCATGTCGAACACATTTGAGCCCACAATGTTGGACATGGCCATATCGCCTTTGCCTGCATGGGGGAAACAGAGCCTCATCAACATTGCATAATGAAGTACAATAGCTAATCTTGCATTAGTGTCATAGCATCTTTGTATTATCTTTGTATTCATTCTTCTTATCTGAGGTGTTTTgttaatgtatatatatatttatatttttatcaGTAATATTTTTTCTGACCATGTTGATGGTCATTGTATATTTTTCTTATATTTTTTCAGTCTTTACCCTCTCGAGCCACCATGATGCTGGCGATTGTGTCTGGAATGCTGGTCCCTGCTGCTAGCAGTGTGAGCCCCATTACTGTGTCAGGAATTCCCAGCGTCTCTCCTgggcacatatacatacatatgttGAGAGAGACACAATGTTGCATGTGCTACTACCATTCTTTGGGtccaaaattattattttaagtttaaattaatatacaatgtgttttgtttttttgttacacATTGCCAGTGATGTGTTAGAAGGAATGCTCAGGAAGTGCGTGTACtgttatggcgcatttccactagggcctgcttggcgcggtacggttcaattcgcgacggtttgtgagtgtttccattagtaccacttcccagtgagccggccccttcgggtactattttcgtaccgactcgctcgaggttctaccGTCCCGAAGCGGTActgttctgtgacgtggaggaacagcatgacactgattggccagggagtgtcgtcacaggttgcgtcaggagagcgactcctccgctatgctatggactcctcagccatttttaaaacccaaggagcgaagtctgttccctggtcaaacgccgaggtacaaacctttctgttaataatcagcgatcaaaaaatccagggcgaactggacggggccactagaaatgtaaaggtttttagcgaggcttccgcgctaatggccactcatggctaccagcggtccattcagcagtgccggtcggtccaagcaaaaaaagcttaacgcgattaccgggcggtgaaggaccataacggacgcagcggagcaaaccgcaaagactggaaatggttccagcaaatggatgtcatatacggtcaccggccagccagtaacggaagagaaaacgtgctggacaatgtcggtgctggaggccacggagaatggtgagtgtattgtgatttcagttttactactaggctcgtaaaagatgtaatatgaacggaatatgaacgcatctattgtaaacgcaggaatttagagctgtgtttgtagttaattttaccaccacagtcactactgtacaatagctagctcttagccttgctagttgctagttagctgtagccataaacaaagcacgagcagcgatgacgtgctacacattttgtgcagtatatcgttgttgctttcacgggaatgcttgtgtttaatatttgttattttttacgttcaagattccccttccactgacgaggcgagcggagttggcggaaaatgtttctttcaaccaggctttcctcggggtgcttggcgaacttgtgaacaccatgcgagacagacgccagtaaaagcacacaaaatgttgcttgtagtactataaatatttatttcatataaagctatacgttatttttaggtaatttgctttttgcactttttaaaactataactatattatttacatatgttgtactttaaatatctatatttcataataaagtttgatttcatttgattgtatgactgatgctttttatgcagggtgtgttcagcctgtttgagtaataccaaattatcaataattagagcaaccacatacaataatgaagataaatataaataagatacaataatgctatgtgttaaggggcatcgaccggtgttgtggtcgcatacaaatgatgtcacgacactacaacccgcgcgccaacagcgactccacccacattggggtggttcaccattgtaatggaaacacaacgcgaccgttcCGTTctgttgcgaatcgacccgtatcgaaccgtaccgcgccaagcaggacctagtggaaatgcgccattataGATGGACAATATTGTATTATATCTCAGAGCTTGTAGACTTgacagaaaacaacaaaaaagacttGACAGACTGATTTGTGCTATAAAAGACAACATGAAGAAACTCCTGCAAGAGAAATACATACAGGGGtggacatacatacacacagaatcCCCAAGGGTTTCCTCTCTTTCAGTACCTGCCCAGTGTAGCAATCTTTGTACTCACATGAGCCCTCACTCATGTGACACTGCATGCTCTTTTGCTGCACAATTATCCTATTATCCTTCTGCAAGACCCCACTAATCACATGGTCTCCGGCTAACCCCACAGGATTTAGCAGGCCATAATCTCACACAGAGATGTGAGACTATGTTTCACAGAACCCCAGGATAGAGCATTTCTACATCATGAAGGGAGTGGAAAAAAGCATGTGACTTGGCTTGTGACCGAGCTGCTCAGAAATGGACCACTTTGGATCAGCAGTATATGGTAACTGGTTACCTATCAAGCTGAAAACTAAAATATTTAAAGGGCAAACATCCTTGAAGATGCAGTAGCAAACATTTGGCTATATGAATACAGTAATAATCAGATTCTCAGATATTTCTTCTGCCATCCTGACATTCTGAAAGTGTTATTACTTGTTACTGAGCACAGTTGTGTCTTAAAGCACACATCATGAGTGTCAAACTGAAGTTAAGAGAAACACACTACATCTAAAACAATTGTGTTAGATACATAGCTGAACCAGTGATTGCAGAGCAAGGGAAAACAGGGTAAACAGTACATTGCACAGATATTATATTAATGAGTGAAAGAGAAGCACCATTTACCCACTACAGTGACCATCCAGACTAACACATAGGTGAAGGCAGCAATCCAGATAGCAGACATGAGGAAAGTCAGCATGTACCACTTCTTCCAATACTGCCTTCTGCAGTCAGGTACAGTCAGGTACAGCAGCACGAGTGCAGGAAGAGACAACACCCACAGGATGCGCTTCACATCATGTTCTGGCATGCTGAACACACTTTTCCGCtctgacatacatacacacacacacacacacacacacagggtagcACCCAGTTCAGTATGGGTAAGCTCACAGATGGATAGGCTCCAGAGAACAGGAACATCACTGAGCACACATAAAGAGCACAGATGTTTGTGTTTGGATTGACTCCAAACAGGTGATGCCCACAAGGAGAGATTTACTCTGGAATCTAACACTTATACTGACAAATCCACAGGTGTTCAGCAAATTGAAAATATGGAGAAAGCACTACTTTACTGACATATTTATCAATAGCAAATCTTGTAtttttgtcacgttgaggaccccggcccctcccttttgggcgtgtgtatacgtggtccacgtgctttgtctgcgtctgtgaaactccgtggtgagggctatgtcgcgtgataatctgtctcacctgtgaatcgtctcgtaatcacatggagctaatgtggtctgtctatttaatgtgtgctcgcgcagtgtcctgtgctcgtcgttgtctaagtctacacgttgtgtgtacgtgtttgttattcgtgcgctgattgcgcaataattgtagtaataaagtgacgtctgttaaGCCAaatacggattctgtgtctcgtccgtctgtcgccgcccagcgtcacagaacgacgagccaacCAGAGAATTGGTGGCACAGAGTGCACATTATTGGTGCCAGTGCAGACTGTGTTAGTTGATGATGAGGCCaatatggatgttacaggttaGAAAGTGATTGCACTACACTGCCCCTGAGATAAAGGGAGATAAAGGTTGTCTGCTGTAGGTGTAGTATAAAGCCCCTATGGAAATGGAGGCTCTAAGCATGCCTGAACTGTGTCAGTGGGGCAGGTAGGTCAGTGTGGGTTTACATTTAAAGAGGCATATTTGACCACTGAAATATAACTTCAAATCAAATATTTCTTTTAGTTCAAAACTATTTTCAAAGAATCTCTAACAGAAGGTGTTAGCATTGTTACTCAGATGCACAtgtaataaattattataatgTTCTGTACCTTCAGGTATTTCATTCAGGCCATGGAGGCTGAGAGACAGATGTGAATATCCAGAGTCTTCCTGGAAGATTCCACTATCAGCTCGGGAAGACCGTGGGACTCTGAGGCTCATGTCATCATTCCAGCCCAAGAGAACTTGCTGCTCAGAGTGCTTGTCTGCACTCTTGATCAAACATGTGCAGCATGGGCTGAACTGTCGCATCATATATTCGCTGATCCGCAGGTCAAAACACAGAACTATGATGTAGACTCCATACACCATCAACAAGCATGAGGCATCATACCTAATATGCACAGACATTAACATATCTTATTTAAGTAAAGGAAATTTCACTTGAAAATTCTAAGTTGAGAAAAAAAGCTATTACAGGccacacatcatttaaattaACTTGTGCTAATTTAGTCTTTGCTAACTTCAAACATCACATTACTGTTTTGGGACAATTCATCCATGAAGTTAAGTGTTTATTCATTTGCAGAGGGATGGAGGTTATATTGTTACTGTAGGAAGGGGAAGAACTTTGGGCTGGCGTTCTGGGTTGCTTTCCTAGGTGGAAAAGCTGACCCACAGttagaaaccccccccccccccccaagcaaacATCAAAATAGAGGGGTTAGAAAGAAAGgagaagacagggaggagaagGGTTGTTCATCACTGAGAAAAAGGGTGAATTAGGAATGCCAAATGGTAAGGGAAAATGGTGTAGTCCTTCTTAACAAACGTCAGTGATTTCAAAACTTTTTGTAGGTGCAGAGCTTAAATAGTAGTTTGGTAAGAATGGAGATGACTAATCTAGAGTTCTAGGCAGTCCCCAGAGTTTGGAGATGCTAGCCCTAAAGCTCCATGTGACAAATGCTGGAATGCTTTCTGAGGTCTATAACTTTGATGGGCTTTGGAGGACCAGTGTCTCAGTGCACAGCTGCAAATCCATGTGACAGTAGATGATGGCCTAgtacaggcgtactcaactaaatttgtccgcggtccaattttggcagatacctgtgacctgaggtccggtgcgggggtggcgaacgtaagttgttgagcgggggggggggggacggtgcgcgaacggtggaggcgtttatactttcgcgagcgtcactgcagtgttctccgaaacgataggcgttttgtccgaaacgatatgtggtagaaacacccctcaaaacagggtaatgaacatttacctgaccaattttaatgttgctatatgtttcaggtttgaaaagtgctggaatttaggttaaagtactttaaaatgcttgaaattgtaactacttggtttcacaacaaatagctgtctgactgaatagttctcttgtattaggttaacaaatacgagcctcttgtaattccaggacgaaacatgagagaccgtg includes these proteins:
- the slc24a5 gene encoding sodium/potassium/calcium exchanger 5 isoform X1, producing MIKDAFPHKRKRREVLISILGVVIALYCSIYLVFYITKTQDLKPSRIRRDVGNQTKCIPAQSSEFPKGFFTVQERKDGGIIIYFLIVFYMLLAVSIVCDNYFLPSLEVISDRLGLSQDVAGATFMAAGSSAPELVTAFLGVFVTKGDIGVSTIVGSAVYNLLGICAACGILTSVVSRLSCWPLFRDCVAYAISVATVIAIISDNHVYWYDASCLLMVYGVYIIVLCFDLRISEYMMRQFSPCCTCLIKSADKHSEQQVLLGWNDDMSLRVPRSSRADSGIFQEDSGYSHLSLSLHGLNEIPEERKSVFSMPEHDVKRILWVLSLPALVLLYLTVPDCRRQYWKKWYMLTFLMSAIWIAAFTYVLVWMVTVVGETLGIPDTVMGLTLLAAGTSIPDTIASIMVAREGKGDMAMSNIVGSNVFDMLCLGLPWFIKTAFVDPTVPVVVNSTGLVFVTSTLLLSIIFLFVAVHINAWKLDWKLGVTCLLCYTIFASLSILYEMGIIGNIPIQVCHD
- the slc24a5 gene encoding sodium/potassium/calcium exchanger 5 isoform X2, encoding MIKDAFPHKRKRREVLISILGVVIALYCSIYLVFYITKTQDLKPSRIRRDVGNQTKCIPAQSSEFPKGFFTVQERKDGGIIIYFLIVFYMLLAVSIVCDNYFLPSLEVISDRLGLSQDVAGATFMAAGSSAPELVTAFLGVFVTKGDIGVSTIVGSAVYNLLGICAACGILTSVVSRLSCWPLFRDCVAYAISVATVIAIISDNHVYWYDASCLLMVYGVYIIVLCFDLRISEYMMRQFSPCCTCLIKSADKHSEQQVLLGWNDDMSLRVPRSSRADSGIFQEDSGYSHLSLSLHGLNEIPEGETLGIPDTVMGLTLLAAGTSIPDTIASIMVAREGKGDMAMSNIVGSNVFDMLCLGLPWFIKTAFVDPTVPVVVNSTGLVFVTSTLLLSIIFLFVAVHINAWKLDWKLGVTCLLCYTIFASLSILYEMGIIGNIPIQVCHD
- the slc24a5 gene encoding sodium/potassium/calcium exchanger 5 isoform X3, translated to MLLAVSIVCDNYFLPSLEVISDRLGLSQDVAGATFMAAGSSAPELVTAFLGVFVTKGDIGVSTIVGSAVYNLLGICAACGILTSVVSRLSCWPLFRDCVAYAISVATVIAIISDNHVYWYDASCLLMVYGVYIIVLCFDLRISEYMMRQFSPCCTCLIKSADKHSEQQVLLGWNDDMSLRVPRSSRADSGIFQEDSGYSHLSLSLHGLNEIPEERKSVFSMPEHDVKRILWVLSLPALVLLYLTVPDCRRQYWKKWYMLTFLMSAIWIAAFTYVLVWMVTVVGETLGIPDTVMGLTLLAAGTSIPDTIASIMVAREGKGDMAMSNIVGSNVFDMLCLGLPWFIKTAFVDPTVPVVVNSTGLVFVTSTLLLSIIFLFVAVHINAWKLDWKLGVTCLLCYTIFASLSILYEMGIIGNIPIQVCHD